A portion of the Sphingobacterium spiritivorum genome contains these proteins:
- a CDS encoding DUF5106 domain-containing protein — protein MKNKEGEGDMGTDENSPATSSAVSGKSFIAGSSISQFWDNFDFHNEPMYKKNGEQAMADFIGLFPSSSDADIENSVFKMLSKAQSNPKAFLFFQELYRKYLYDPNSPLRSDLYYEPVLKYLISSDQVSATDKSTYKQLLKTVQKNKEGTPASPFSVTLQSGKVVKLRDIESPYLLVMFYEPDCNSCKATIAKMKEIPELNTLIDHKKLLKVLAVYAVGNEEIWKDYFSEMPANWLNGIDKNQHILTHNLYDLKAAPTMYLLDQDQRVLLKDTDLGHLLYFLTTNNLLSLNARTAKLKHSDLKK, from the coding sequence ATGAAAAATAAAGAGGGGGAAGGTGACATGGGTACTGATGAAAATTCTCCTGCAACATCTTCTGCAGTATCGGGTAAAAGCTTTATTGCTGGTTCGTCTATTAGTCAATTCTGGGACAATTTTGATTTTCATAATGAGCCGATGTATAAGAAAAACGGAGAGCAGGCTATGGCTGATTTTATAGGTCTTTTCCCATCTTCTTCTGACGCTGATATTGAGAATTCAGTCTTTAAGATGTTAAGCAAAGCGCAAAGCAACCCAAAGGCCTTTCTCTTTTTTCAGGAACTGTATCGAAAATATCTTTACGATCCGAATTCTCCTTTGCGGAGTGATCTGTATTACGAACCTGTATTGAAATATCTGATCAGTTCGGATCAGGTGTCTGCTACTGATAAAAGTACCTATAAGCAACTATTAAAAACCGTTCAAAAGAACAAGGAAGGTACTCCGGCCTCACCCTTTTCAGTTACCCTTCAATCAGGCAAAGTTGTAAAGCTGCGTGATATTGAATCCCCTTATCTGTTGGTTATGTTTTATGAACCTGATTGCAACAGCTGTAAAGCCACGATTGCAAAAATGAAAGAAATACCCGAACTGAATACGTTGATCGATCATAAAAAATTATTGAAAGTGCTGGCCGTCTATGCTGTGGGGAATGAAGAAATATGGAAGGATTACTTTTCTGAGATGCCCGCAAACTGGTTGAACGGAATAGATAAAAACCAGCATATCCTTACTCATAATCTCTATGATCTGAAGGCAGCTCCGACTATGTATCTGTTAGACCAGGATCAGCGTGTACTCTTAAAAGATACGGATTTAGGGCATCTGTTATATTTTCTTACTACTAATAACCTGCTTTCATTAAATGCTCGTACCGCTAAATTAAAGCATAGTGACCTTAAAAAATAA
- a CDS encoding NAD(P)H-dependent flavin oxidoreductase has protein sequence MLIKWKNEITERLGVSYPIIQAPMLGVTSPEMVAAASSAGCLGSLALGDLTAEQCLAAIRQTKVLTSKPFAVNFFAHTIPPVTDQLVSKYNTVRSFVQDLARKHNLQVEIPDMDELQLHDYHEQVAVILQEKCPVVSFTFGNLDDSTISLFKHNETILIGTCTSLDEALALESAGIDIICIQAIEAGGHRGSFLDDPLPLFGGLSLLSQVRKHVRVPVIYAGGIYNANSLRAAHTLGAHGFQIGSMLLASQESILKPFEKERLQQLKSRDVVLTNSFTGRYARGIRNLFSKEAEESENILPYPYQNKLTAPLRLASKASQNPDLVSIWVGQSPYSFSTASTADILRNLIREVESQDV, from the coding sequence ATGCTTATAAAATGGAAAAATGAGATTACAGAACGATTAGGAGTAAGTTATCCCATTATTCAGGCTCCGATGTTAGGCGTAACCAGTCCTGAAATGGTAGCCGCCGCTTCTTCAGCAGGGTGTCTGGGCTCGCTGGCACTCGGAGATCTTACTGCAGAACAATGTTTAGCAGCTATTCGTCAAACAAAAGTACTAACATCCAAACCCTTTGCTGTCAATTTCTTTGCACACACTATCCCACCTGTTACAGATCAGCTCGTTTCAAAATATAATACCGTTCGGTCTTTTGTACAAGATCTGGCAAGAAAACATAATTTGCAGGTTGAAATTCCGGACATGGATGAGTTGCAACTCCACGATTATCATGAACAGGTTGCTGTAATTCTGCAGGAAAAATGCCCCGTTGTAAGCTTTACCTTCGGAAATCTTGACGATTCTACGATATCCCTTTTCAAACATAACGAAACTATACTTATTGGTACATGTACCAGCCTGGATGAAGCTCTTGCATTAGAGAGCGCAGGTATAGATATAATCTGCATCCAAGCTATAGAAGCAGGAGGACACAGAGGAAGTTTTTTGGATGATCCCCTTCCCTTATTTGGTGGACTTTCTCTATTAAGTCAGGTAAGAAAACATGTTCGTGTGCCTGTCATCTACGCAGGTGGCATCTATAATGCCAACAGTCTGAGAGCGGCACATACATTGGGAGCTCATGGATTTCAGATCGGGAGTATGCTGCTCGCGAGTCAGGAAAGTATCTTAAAACCCTTTGAAAAAGAACGCTTACAACAGCTGAAAAGCAGGGATGTTGTCCTGACCAACAGTTTTACAGGAAGATATGCCCGTGGCATTCGTAATCTGTTTTCTAAAGAAGCAGAAGAATCCGAAAATATACTGCCTTATCCTTATCAGAATAAATTGACCGCACCTTTGAGGTTAGCATCAAAAGCCAGCCAGAATCCTGACCTCGTTAGTATATGGGTCGGTCAGTCACCTTATTCGTTCAGCACAGCTTCTACAGCAGATATACTACGTAACCTGATTCGCGAAGTCGAATCCCAAGATGTGTAA
- a CDS encoding class I SAM-dependent methyltransferase, whose translation MEHKSTLKEIEERFDQDVVRFSNLDTGQQTTLDALYNMELITDGIAASYKQIGDVLDVGCGAGNYPVKLLSKVNNPNITVVDLSQPMLNKAVERIQPLTSGQVDAIKADFQTLEFPAARFDVIIATAVLHHLRTDADWKSAFSKFYQWLRPGGSIWIFDLLIQEGEGVQQLIYKERYGAYLKGLKDEAYRDHVFAYIEKEDTPQTLIYQLDLLRQVGFKTVDVLHKNLCFASFVAFR comes from the coding sequence ATGGAACATAAATCAACATTGAAAGAGATAGAAGAGCGTTTTGATCAGGACGTTGTCCGGTTTTCAAATCTGGATACCGGACAACAGACGACTTTGGATGCGCTGTACAACATGGAATTAATTACAGATGGTATCGCTGCCAGTTATAAACAGATCGGAGATGTGCTGGATGTTGGTTGTGGAGCCGGTAATTATCCGGTCAAGCTGTTGTCAAAAGTCAATAATCCTAATATAACTGTGGTTGATCTCAGTCAACCTATGCTCAATAAAGCAGTAGAACGTATACAGCCGCTTACATCGGGACAGGTGGATGCTATCAAGGCTGATTTTCAGACTCTGGAATTTCCGGCAGCGCGTTTTGATGTTATTATAGCAACAGCTGTATTGCATCACTTAAGAACAGATGCAGACTGGAAGTCTGCATTCTCAAAATTTTATCAATGGCTGCGTCCCGGAGGCAGTATCTGGATCTTTGATCTGCTTATTCAGGAGGGAGAAGGTGTGCAGCAATTGATTTATAAAGAGCGTTACGGAGCATATTTGAAAGGACTTAAAGATGAAGCATATCGTGATCATGTGTTTGCGTATATTGAAAAAGAAGATACTCCTCAAACGTTGATTTATCAGCTGGATCTGTTACGTCAGGTTGGATTTAAGACTGTAGATGTATTGCATAAAAATCTTTGTTTTGCTTCATTTGTGGCTTTCAGATAA
- a CDS encoding LysR family transcriptional regulator, producing the protein MELRHLHYFAILAEELHFGRAAERLCISQPPLSRQIKDLEEELAVTLFERNNKRVNLTAAGTYFLKETHDILRLLEKAKLKARQIQDSVSGTFRLGYISSTPKALLARVLNIVKEHYPHLHICLYETSTQKQVAALENGKLDLGIVRTPILSDQLSTYTLLKESFCLATNEDFNTDAGKLSDLAYVSYSKEYAPEYYQQFITYCHYLGFDPHVLHECNTMQSILELVASGLGAAIVPQSVQHHTQHLQIRFSPLPIAPIYTETVLAFDRESRHPALSVFTDIITAEYKMFYKGEIKSNI; encoded by the coding sequence ATGGAATTAAGACATCTTCATTATTTTGCTATTTTGGCTGAAGAACTTCATTTTGGAAGAGCTGCAGAAAGATTATGTATATCTCAGCCTCCGCTGAGCAGGCAGATTAAAGATCTGGAAGAAGAACTTGCAGTTACCTTGTTTGAGCGCAATAACAAACGCGTAAATCTGACAGCTGCCGGAACATACTTTCTAAAAGAAACCCATGATATTTTACGTCTGCTGGAAAAAGCCAAACTCAAGGCCAGACAGATACAGGATTCTGTATCAGGAACATTCAGATTAGGATACATCAGCTCTACTCCTAAAGCATTACTGGCTCGGGTACTCAACATCGTAAAGGAACATTATCCACATCTTCATATATGTCTGTACGAAACATCCACACAGAAACAAGTTGCAGCCCTGGAAAATGGCAAACTGGATTTGGGAATCGTACGCACTCCCATACTGTCCGATCAGCTTAGTACCTACACCTTATTAAAAGAATCTTTCTGTCTGGCAACTAATGAGGATTTTAATACAGACGCCGGCAAGTTAAGCGACTTAGCCTATGTATCCTACAGTAAAGAGTATGCACCAGAGTATTACCAGCAATTTATAACCTACTGCCATTATTTGGGTTTTGACCCACATGTTCTGCATGAATGCAATACGATGCAATCCATTTTAGAACTCGTTGCCAGCGGATTAGGTGCAGCGATAGTTCCACAATCCGTACAGCATCATACCCAACATCTGCAGATCCGCTTTAGTCCTCTTCCAATTGCACCGATATACACAGAAACTGTATTGGCCTTTGACCGGGAAAGCCGGCATCCGGCATTATCTGTTTTCACAGATATCATAACAGCAGAATACAAGATGTTCTACAAAGGAGAGATAAAATCAAATATATAA
- a CDS encoding MBL fold metallo-hydrolase, which produces MQLHTIDTGFFKLDGGAMFGVVPKSLWQRTNPADEKNLCTWATRLLLIEEGSRLILIDTGLGDKQDAKFFAHYDLHGEDTLDKSLARLGYNRQDITDVFLTHLHFDHCGGAIVRDGDKLIPSFANATYWSNEKHWNWATVDPNPREKASFLAENILPIQASGQLKFIGEGQALTENIDIRLANGHTEAMMLPQIRYKGKTILYMADLLPSVGHIPIPYVMSYDVRPLTTMEERKSYWEEIADQEYILFLEHDPVNECCTLQHTEKGIRLKDTFRLSDI; this is translated from the coding sequence ATGCAACTACACACGATTGATACCGGTTTTTTTAAACTTGACGGCGGTGCAATGTTTGGCGTTGTTCCAAAATCACTTTGGCAACGTACAAACCCGGCAGATGAAAAAAACTTATGTACCTGGGCTACACGATTATTACTCATAGAAGAAGGCTCCAGGTTAATATTGATAGATACAGGATTAGGGGACAAACAGGATGCAAAATTCTTTGCCCACTACGATCTGCACGGAGAGGATACGCTGGACAAATCATTAGCCAGACTGGGGTATAACCGACAGGATATCACGGATGTATTTCTCACCCATCTCCATTTCGATCATTGCGGAGGTGCCATAGTAAGAGATGGAGATAAGCTAATACCTTCTTTTGCAAATGCAACATACTGGAGCAATGAAAAACACTGGAACTGGGCCACTGTTGATCCGAATCCACGGGAAAAAGCATCTTTTCTGGCGGAGAACATACTTCCAATACAGGCGAGCGGACAGCTGAAATTTATTGGAGAAGGACAAGCGCTTACAGAAAACATCGACATCCGCCTGGCTAACGGACATACAGAAGCCATGATGCTGCCCCAGATTCGATACAAAGGAAAAACAATCCTATATATGGCAGATCTTCTGCCTTCTGTAGGGCATATTCCTATTCCTTATGTCATGAGTTATGATGTACGTCCGCTCACGACTATGGAAGAGCGTAAAAGTTACTGGGAAGAAATTGCAGACCAGGAATATATTCTCTTTCTCGAACACGACCCTGTTAATGAATGCTGTACACTGCAGCATACAGAGAAGGGTATACGACTAAAAGATACCTTCCGTCTTTCGGATATTTAA
- a CDS encoding aconitate hydratase, which produces MAFDIEMIKKVYSQYDERITAARKVVNKPLTLSEKILYAHLWDGNASQAYERGTSYVDFAPDRVAMQDATAQMALLQFMQAGRPKVAVPSTVHCDHLIQAKEGAEKDLTRAKQESSEVFNFLSSVSNKYGIGFWKPGAGIIHQVVLENYAFPGGMMIGTDSHTVNAGGLGMIAIGVGGADACDVMAGLPWELKFPKLIGVKLTGKLSGWTSPKDVILKVAGILTVKGGTGAIVEYFGEGATSMSCTGKGTICNMGAEIGATTSTFGYDESMERYLRATDRAEVADAANTIKEHLTADAEVYADPETYFDQVIEINLSELEPSLNGPFTPDLYTPISRMREEAQKNGWPLKVEWGLIGSCTNSSYEDLSRAASIAKQAVDKGLVTKAEFGINPGSEQVRFTADRDGLLQTFEELNATIFTNACGPCIGMWDRVGADKQEKNTIVHSFNRNFAKRADGNPNTFAFVTSPEMVAAIAISGDLGFNPLTDTLTNSKGEQVKLDPPVGDELPTKGFAVDDPGYQAPAADGSAVVVAVSPESDRLQLLEPFAAWEGTDLKGLKLLIKAKGKCTTDHISMAGPWLKYRGHLDNISNNMLIGAVNFFNEKTDSVKNQLTGAYGPVPATQRDYKAAGIGSIVVGDENYGEGSSREHAAMEPRHLGVRAVLVKSFARIHETNLKKQGMLGLTFANKEDYDKIRENDTIDIIGLTTFAPNTPLTLVLHHEDGTQEEILANHTYNEQQIGWFKAGGALNIIRQNQAR; this is translated from the coding sequence ATGGCTTTTGATATAGAAATGATTAAAAAGGTGTACAGCCAATATGACGAGCGTATTACTGCGGCTCGCAAAGTGGTGAATAAACCTTTGACGTTATCTGAGAAAATTTTGTATGCTCACTTATGGGATGGTAATGCTTCTCAGGCATATGAACGCGGAACTTCTTACGTTGATTTTGCTCCGGATCGTGTTGCGATGCAGGATGCAACAGCTCAAATGGCCTTGTTGCAGTTTATGCAGGCGGGACGTCCTAAAGTAGCAGTTCCTTCTACAGTACACTGTGATCACCTGATCCAGGCTAAAGAAGGTGCAGAAAAGGATTTGACCCGTGCAAAACAGGAAAGTTCGGAAGTTTTCAATTTCTTAAGTTCTGTATCAAACAAATATGGTATTGGTTTCTGGAAACCAGGTGCAGGTATCATTCACCAGGTAGTACTGGAAAACTATGCTTTTCCGGGTGGTATGATGATCGGCACGGATTCGCATACGGTAAATGCCGGAGGTCTTGGTATGATCGCTATCGGTGTTGGTGGTGCGGATGCATGTGATGTAATGGCGGGATTACCATGGGAGCTTAAATTCCCGAAACTTATCGGTGTAAAATTAACAGGTAAACTAAGCGGATGGACATCTCCAAAAGATGTTATCCTGAAAGTAGCAGGTATCCTGACTGTAAAAGGTGGTACTGGTGCTATCGTTGAATACTTTGGTGAAGGTGCTACTTCTATGTCTTGTACCGGTAAAGGTACAATCTGTAATATGGGTGCTGAGATCGGTGCTACTACTTCTACTTTCGGTTATGATGAATCTATGGAGCGTTATTTACGTGCCACTGACCGTGCTGAGGTAGCTGATGCAGCGAATACAATTAAAGAACATCTTACAGCTGATGCTGAAGTATATGCAGATCCTGAAACCTATTTTGATCAGGTAATCGAAATCAATCTTTCTGAACTGGAGCCAAGTCTTAACGGTCCGTTCACTCCGGATTTGTATACACCGATTTCACGTATGCGTGAAGAGGCTCAGAAAAACGGATGGCCTTTGAAAGTAGAGTGGGGACTGATCGGATCATGTACAAACTCTTCTTACGAAGATCTATCAAGAGCTGCTTCTATTGCTAAACAAGCCGTAGATAAAGGTTTGGTCACTAAAGCTGAGTTCGGAATTAACCCGGGATCAGAGCAGGTGCGCTTTACAGCAGACCGTGATGGGTTGTTGCAGACGTTTGAAGAATTAAATGCGACCATATTTACCAATGCCTGCGGTCCTTGTATCGGTATGTGGGACCGTGTAGGTGCGGATAAGCAAGAGAAAAATACAATTGTACACTCTTTCAACCGTAACTTTGCTAAACGTGCTGATGGTAACCCGAATACGTTTGCATTTGTAACTTCTCCTGAAATGGTTGCTGCTATCGCAATTTCCGGTGATCTGGGCTTCAATCCGCTGACAGATACGCTGACTAACAGTAAAGGGGAGCAGGTAAAACTGGATCCTCCTGTAGGTGACGAGTTGCCAACTAAAGGATTTGCTGTAGATGATCCGGGATATCAGGCTCCGGCTGCTGATGGTTCGGCAGTAGTAGTAGCTGTAAGTCCGGAATCTGACCGTCTTCAGTTATTAGAACCATTTGCTGCCTGGGAAGGTACAGATCTTAAAGGATTGAAACTATTGATCAAAGCTAAAGGTAAATGTACTACTGATCATATTTCTATGGCTGGTCCATGGTTGAAATACCGCGGTCATCTGGACAATATTTCTAATAATATGCTGATCGGAGCTGTAAACTTCTTTAACGAAAAAACAGACTCGGTTAAAAACCAATTGACAGGTGCATATGGTCCGGTTCCGGCGACTCAACGTGATTACAAAGCTGCAGGTATCGGCTCTATTGTTGTAGGTGATGAAAACTATGGTGAAGGTTCATCACGTGAGCATGCTGCAATGGAACCTCGTCATCTGGGTGTACGTGCAGTACTGGTGAAATCTTTTGCCCGTATTCATGAGACTAACCTGAAAAAACAAGGTATGTTGGGACTGACTTTTGCAAATAAAGAAGATTACGATAAAATCCGTGAAAACGATACTATCGATATCATTGGTCTGACTACATTCGCCCCAAATACTCCTTTGACTCTGGTGCTTCACCATGAGGATGGTACGCAGGAAGAGATTCTGGCAAACCATACTTACAATGAACAGCAGATCGGTTGGTTCAAAGCAGGTGGTGCATTGAACATCATTCGTCAAAATCAAGCAAGATAA
- the rpe gene encoding ribulose-phosphate 3-epimerase yields MSLQKHLIAPSVLAADFAKLYDDIQMVNNSEADWFHIDIMDGVFVPNISFGFPVMQAIAKHATKPLDVHLMIVDPDRYLKVCKDSGAAVITVHYEACTHLHRTLAAIKELGCKAGVALNPHTPVSLLKDVIHDIDLVCLMSVNPGFGGQKFIEQTYNKIKELRMLAAGVNDNLLIEIDGGVGHQNIGALLRAGADVLVAGSSVFAAENPTQTIADLKAVDPQLQQI; encoded by the coding sequence ATGTCTCTTCAAAAACACCTTATTGCACCTTCGGTGCTTGCAGCAGATTTCGCCAAACTGTATGATGATATTCAAATGGTAAACAACAGTGAAGCAGATTGGTTTCACATTGATATCATGGATGGTGTATTCGTTCCTAATATTTCATTTGGGTTTCCGGTTATGCAGGCTATTGCAAAACACGCAACCAAACCACTGGATGTACACCTGATGATAGTAGATCCTGATCGTTACCTCAAAGTATGTAAGGATTCAGGTGCAGCTGTCATTACGGTTCATTATGAGGCATGTACGCATCTGCACAGAACGCTTGCTGCCATTAAGGAGCTGGGATGTAAGGCAGGGGTAGCGTTGAATCCCCATACTCCTGTTTCTTTATTGAAAGACGTTATTCACGATATTGATCTGGTATGTCTGATGTCTGTCAATCCGGGATTCGGCGGACAGAAATTTATCGAACAGACCTATAATAAAATAAAAGAACTGCGTATGCTGGCAGCCGGAGTCAATGACAACCTGCTGATTGAGATAGACGGGGGAGTAGGGCATCAGAATATCGGAGCTTTACTTCGTGCAGGAGCGGACGTGTTGGTAGCCGGAAGTTCTGTATTTGCTGCTGAGAATCCTACGCAAACCATTGCTGATCTTAAAGCTGTTGATCCGCAATTGCAACAGATATAA
- a CDS encoding HD family phosphohydrolase: MARLKIKYQREQSEKNAILIKYGMVLLTIVLICIFLPKQPRFRYEFEKGKVWNHDNLISPYNFAVLKTQEELNLDRKNILHTIQPIYNLNTSTAKEQIDQFNTDLAEKWQTSQMDSLKDNMADYRAVGSDLLSRIYSKGVISLNNRYQNRDGDSGNTSDASKQYNFTLVSDNIAQQKNTIDSYTIETAYNYIELSLSRMGKITHKKWLLELLKNYITINYIFNENLTNKMEQTALANISTTRGVVQKGELIAEKDKIINNETYQRLESLRKVYEDEAKISGNQNYVVLGQFMIISLCITLLMVFLYFFRKDIYYNNRLLTIIFIVIISMLGVLSWCVNLKIPSLYYIPYCGVPIIIRILFDTRVALNIHLLMVLIAALFVPNSYEFVFLQFVTGMVSIYSIKTLVKREQFLISSLIILATYLVAYIGLGLTRNGSFSNIYWSEIAPFIVSVGLTLLAYPLIYAFERLFGIVSDLTLMELTNSNSKLLRELSLKAPGTFQHSLQVANLAEAAIYKIGGNPLMVRAGALYHDVGKMINPQYFIENQISGHNPHDELTPEQSAQVIISHVLKGIEIARKNLLPEVVVDFIKTHHGTTRVDYFYNMFIKNNPDKLVDESLFRYPGPIPFSKETAVLMMADSVEAASRSMKEHTEQSINDLVDKIIDHKVAQRQFIDSNITMKDITEAARIFKSMLKSIYHVRIDYDLSKKKSD; this comes from the coding sequence GTGGCGAGATTAAAAATTAAATATCAACGAGAACAATCCGAAAAAAATGCAATACTGATCAAGTATGGAATGGTCTTACTGACTATTGTACTGATCTGCATATTCTTACCTAAGCAGCCCCGATTCCGTTACGAATTTGAAAAAGGTAAAGTATGGAATCACGACAATCTGATTTCTCCTTATAATTTTGCAGTCTTAAAGACACAGGAAGAACTTAATCTCGACCGCAAAAACATCCTTCACACTATACAGCCGATTTACAACCTGAATACAAGTACGGCCAAGGAGCAAATCGATCAGTTCAATACGGACCTGGCTGAAAAATGGCAAACCAGTCAGATGGACTCACTCAAAGATAACATGGCCGATTACAGAGCTGTAGGTTCGGATCTTCTTTCCCGTATATATTCCAAAGGAGTCATATCCCTTAATAACCGCTATCAAAACAGAGATGGTGACAGCGGAAATACTTCGGACGCTTCCAAACAGTACAACTTTACACTTGTCAGTGACAATATTGCACAACAGAAAAATACAATTGACAGTTACACCATCGAGACCGCTTATAATTATATTGAATTGTCCCTTTCCAGAATGGGCAAAATCACACATAAAAAGTGGTTGCTGGAACTCCTGAAAAATTACATCACGATCAATTATATCTTTAATGAGAATCTGACCAATAAAATGGAACAGACAGCTCTCGCAAATATCTCAACAACAAGAGGTGTCGTACAAAAAGGAGAATTGATAGCAGAAAAAGATAAAATCATCAATAACGAAACGTATCAGCGTCTCGAGTCCCTGCGTAAAGTTTATGAAGATGAAGCCAAAATCAGCGGCAATCAGAACTACGTAGTACTTGGCCAGTTTATGATTATTTCCCTCTGTATTACTTTGCTGATGGTATTTCTTTATTTCTTCCGCAAAGACATATACTATAATAACAGGCTCCTGACCATTATATTTATTGTTATCATTTCTATGCTGGGCGTGCTGTCCTGGTGTGTCAATCTTAAAATTCCTAGTTTATATTATATCCCTTACTGTGGTGTACCCATCATAATCCGCATCTTGTTTGACACCCGTGTCGCCCTGAATATACATCTGCTGATGGTCCTTATTGCAGCCTTGTTTGTCCCTAACAGTTACGAATTTGTGTTTCTTCAGTTTGTGACCGGAATGGTATCGATTTACAGCATAAAAACCCTGGTCAAACGGGAACAGTTTCTGATTTCAAGTCTTATTATATTAGCAACATATCTGGTTGCTTATATTGGTCTCGGACTGACGCGTAACGGATCATTCAGTAATATATACTGGAGCGAAATTGCGCCTTTTATTGTGAGTGTGGGTCTTACCCTGCTCGCTTATCCGCTGATATACGCTTTTGAACGTCTGTTTGGTATTGTCTCTGACCTTACTCTTATGGAACTGACCAACAGTAATTCCAAGTTATTACGGGAATTATCGCTGAAAGCACCGGGCACTTTCCAGCATTCCTTACAGGTCGCCAATCTGGCTGAAGCCGCAATCTATAAGATTGGCGGAAATCCGCTTATGGTGAGAGCAGGTGCCTTGTACCATGATGTAGGCAAGATGATCAATCCACAGTACTTTATCGAAAACCAGATTTCAGGCCACAATCCGCATGACGAACTGACTCCTGAGCAGAGTGCTCAGGTCATTATATCACATGTTCTCAAAGGAATCGAAATAGCACGCAAAAATCTGCTTCCTGAAGTAGTGGTAGACTTTATCAAAACACATCACGGCACAACCCGCGTAGATTATTTTTATAACATGTTTATCAAGAACAATCCGGATAAGCTGGTAGATGAATCCCTGTTCCGTTATCCGGGTCCTATTCCCTTCTCAAAAGAGACAGCGGTATTGATGATGGCCGATTCGGTCGAAGCTGCCTCACGCAGTATGAAGGAACATACCGAACAATCTATTAATGATCTTGTCGATAAAATTATCGATCATAAAGTAGCTCAACGCCAGTTTATCGACAGTAATATTACAATGAAAGATATTACAGAAGCTGCACGCATATTTAAGTCCATGTTGAAGAGTATTTACCATGTGCGCATCGATTACGATCTGAGCAAAAAAAAATCTGATTAA
- a CDS encoding putative quinol monooxygenase — protein MDKYSFQYSISFQRYLQVALTAVAFLWMTSAAFAQQKDMIIRISEIEIHPEHLEEYKAILKYEAEASVRLETGVVAIFPMYQKDNPTQVRILEMYEDQKAYQAHLKTEHFQKYKTTTLHMVKSLKLMDMEAIDLEAASGIFKKLKERH, from the coding sequence ATGGATAAATATAGTTTTCAATACAGCATTAGCTTTCAGCGGTATTTACAGGTTGCCCTCACAGCAGTAGCCTTTCTCTGGATGACTAGCGCAGCCTTTGCCCAACAAAAGGATATGATTATCCGCATTTCAGAAATCGAGATACATCCGGAACATTTGGAAGAATACAAGGCTATCCTTAAATACGAAGCAGAAGCATCCGTAAGGCTGGAGACGGGCGTTGTTGCTATATTTCCGATGTACCAAAAGGATAATCCGACCCAGGTGCGGATATTGGAAATGTACGAAGACCAAAAAGCCTATCAGGCGCATTTGAAGACCGAACACTTCCAGAAGTACAAGACAACCACGCTGCACATGGTCAAGTCGTTGAAGCTAATGGATATGGAAGCTATCGACCTTGAAGCAGCATCCGGTATTTTCAAGAAGTTAAAGGAAAGGCATTAG